The proteins below come from a single Leptidea sinapis chromosome Z, ilLepSina1.1, whole genome shotgun sequence genomic window:
- the LOC126978479 gene encoding polyglutamylase complex subunit TTLL1-like, which translates to MTSSAKICTNGATSNGLKKRLRFCSDFDRSIVINTFLRHGWKEVSPEGDWNIYWSNTLNCRNLFMENRHRFQDNQLINHFPNHHELVRKDLLVKNFNRYRKELERNNHPLAEKIQVRDPSGRTVTRYLYLDFIPTTYILPTDYNLFLEEYRKSPQTTWILKPCGKSQGAGIILINKLSQLKKWSRESKKYLQHQLTSKDTYVISRYIDNPLLIGGKKFDLRIYVLVTSYRPLKAYMFRNGFCRFCSMKYDKSLTELDNVYVHLTNVSVQKHGEEYNESHGGKLGIQNLKLYLQGTRGSDVTKRLFEDIQWLIVHSLKAVAPVMLNDRHCFECYGYDIIIDTDLKPWLIEVNASPSMVGTTENDRILKNRLVDNILSVVLPPNGIPDARWNKTPSSDALGDFDVLIDEDLIYKDNIAQLARETGQGPMRK; encoded by the coding sequence ATGACATCATCGGCCAAGATATGCACGAATGGAGCAACTTCAAACGGCCTTAAAAAAAGACTGCGTTTTTGCTCAGACTTCGATCGATCAATTGTTATTAATACGTTTTTAAGACACGGATGGAAAGAAGTATCACCGGAAGGTGACTGGAATATTTATTGGTCCAACACTTTGAATTgtagaaatttatttatggaaaatagACACAGATTTCAGgataatcaattaattaatcattttcCGAACCATCATGAATTAGTACGCAAGGACTTACTTGTGAAAAACTTCAATCGATACCGTAAAGAACTAGAAAGGAACAATCATCCCTTAGCCGAAAAAATTCAAGTACGTGATCCAAGTGGGCGAACTGTGACacgctatttatatttagatttcATCCCGACAACGTACATCTTGCCTACAGATTACAACCTTTTCCTTGAAGAATATCGTAAATCTCCACAGACAACTTGGATACTAAAGCCATGTGGCAAATCTCAAGGGGCCGGAATCATCTTGATAAACAAACTTTCTCAGCTAAAGAAATGGTCTCGAGaatcaaagaaatatttacaacaTCAACTCACAAGTAAGGATACGTATGTTATTTCACGTTATATAGATAATCCGCTCTTGATCGGAGGAAAGAAATTCGATTTGAGGATTTACGTTCTCGTTACATCTTATCGCCCTTTAAAGGCTTACATGTTTCGCAATGGATTTTGCCGATTTTGTTCAATGAAGTATGACAAGAGTTTAACAGAGCTTGATAATGTGTATGTTCATTTGACGAATGTCAGCGTCCAGAAACACGGCGAAGAGTATAATGAGAGTCATGGAGGAAAACTAGGAATACAgaatttaaagttatacttgCAAGGGACTCGCGGTAGTGACGTAACGAAACGACTTTTTGAAGATATACAATGGCTGATAGTTCATTCTTTGAAGGCGGTGGCGCCAGTGATGTTAAATGACCGCCATTGTTTCGAATGTTATGGATACGATATTATAATCGATACTGACCTAAAGCCATGGTTGATAGAAGTGAATGCTTCACCTTCAATGGTCGGTACAACTGAAAACGATCGAATACTGAAAAACAGATTAGTTGATAATATTTTGTCAGTGGTATTGCCCCCAAATGGAATTCCTGATGCTCGTTGGAACAAGACACCCAGTTCAGATGCATTGGGTGATTTTGATGTTTTAATTGATGAGGATTTAATTTACAAGGATAATATAGCGCAGCTGGCACGAGAAACTGGGCAAGGTCCAATGCGAAAATAA
- the LOC126978476 gene encoding polyglutamylase complex subunit TTLL1-like, with product MTQESKKNLIGYVSKTPAPIQDREKRVTYCTDLEKSVIMTNFERRGWIQVGPEDEWNFYWSFTQNCRSIFSSESGYRMNDNQLINHFPNHYEISRKDLLVKNIKRYRKELEREGNPLADKTELTLPNGQIVTRYIHLDFIPVTYVLPADYNMFVEEYRKSPQSTWIMKPCGKSQGAGIFLINKLSKLKKWSREAKAPLHPQLGGKECYVISRYIDNPLLIGGKKFDLRLYVLVTSFRPLKAYLFQHGFCRFCTVKYDTSVTELDNMYVHLTNVSVQKHGGDYNSLHGGKMSIQNFRLYLEGTRGRSVTEKLFADMQWLIVHSLKAVAPVMANDRHCFECYGYDIIIDSTLKPWLIEVNASPSLQSTTHNDRILKYKLIDNIVSVVVPPDGIPDARWNKIPSEAALGDFDVLIDEELIEREDANSRYYKYHRSKQ from the coding sequence ATGACGCAGGAAAGCAAGAAGAATTTGATTGGTTATGTATCTAAAACCCCAGCGCCTATTCAAGATCGAGAAAAACGTGTGACCTATTGTACAGATCTAGAAAAATCTGTTATTATGACGAACTTCGAACGACGTGGATGGATCCAAGTCGGCCCAGAGGATGAATGGAACTTCTACTGGTCTTTTACACAAAACTGTCGTTCCATTTTCAGTTCTGAAAGTGGATACCGAATGAACGATAATCAGCTCATTAACCACTTTCCGAACCATTACGAGATATCACGCAAAGATTtgctagtaaaaaatataaaacggtATCGCAAAGAACTAGAGCGAGAAGGTAATCCATTAGCTGATAAAACCGAGCTCACTCTACCGAACGGGCAAATCGTAACTCGCTACATACATCTAGATTTTATACCCGTGACGTATGTATTACCGGCTGACTACAATATGTTTGTCGAAGAATATAGAAAGTCCCCCCAAAGTACTTGGATAATGAAACCCTGCGGCAAATCACAAGGTGCTggtatatttcttataaataaattgtcgAAGCTTAAAAAGTGGTCACGTGAAGCTAAGGCACCACTTCACCCGCAGCTCGGAGGCAAGGAATGTTACGTTATATCTCGATATATAGACAACCCGTTATTGATTGGTGGAAAGAAATTTGATTTAAGACTTTACGTGCTGGTCACGTCATTTCGACCTCTAAAAGCTTATTTGTTTCAGCATGGTTTTTGCAGATTCTGTACTGTAAAGTACGATACAAGTGTCACTGAATTGGATAACATGTATGTACATTTAACTAATGTAAGCGTACAAAAGCACGGCGGAGATTACAACAGTTTACATGGAGGGAAAATGAGTATTCAAAACTTTCGCCTGTATTTAGAGGGGACGCGAGGACGATCAGTTACGGAAAAACTGTTCGCAGATATGCAATGGCTAATAGTACATTCATTAAAAGCAGTCGCTCCTGTAATGGCTAACGACCGTCATTGTTTTGAGTGTTACGGATACGATATAATTATCGATAGTACGTTAAAACCGTGGCTTATAGAAGTAAATGCATCCCCGTCTTTGCAGTCCACGACACACAATGACcgaatattaaaatacaaattgatagacaatattgtttctgttgTCGTGCCCCCCGATGGAATACCTGATGCAAGATGGAATAAAATTCCTAGCGAAGCAGCCTTGGGCGATTTCGATGTTTTGATTGACGAAGAGTTGATTGAAAGAGAAGATGCTAACTCAAGATATTACAAGTACCACCGTTCAAAGCAATGa
- the LOC126978477 gene encoding polyglutamylase complex subunit TTLL1-like, with protein sequence MNSDTKKLTSNQYGRVNIQQLERCRVNFCTDMEKSVLMSNFERRGWNQVGPDDEWFLYWASTQTCRNLFSVESGYRMNDNQIINHFPNHYELSRKDLLVKNIKRYRKELEREGNPLAEKMEVVLSAGHVVNRYLHLDFIPVTFVLPADYNMFVEEYRKSPQSTWIMKPCGKSQGTGIFLINKLSKLKKWSREAKAPFHPQLSKESYVISRYIDNPLLIGGKKFDLRLYVLVTSFRPLKAYLFQLGFCRFCTVKYDASVTELDNMYVHLTNVSVQKHGGDYNNIHGGKMSVQNLRLYLEGTKGRAVTEKLFAAIQWLIVHSLKAVSSVMANDRHCFECYGYDIIIDNKLKPWLVEVNASPSLTSTTVNDRIMKYKLIDNILSVVLPPDGIPDVRWGKVPSPEALGNFDLLIDEELVEKEESTNSNRTARSHKSRS encoded by the coding sequence ATGAATTCTGATACAAAGAAACTTACATCAAATCAATATGGAAGAGTGAATATTCAACAGCTGGAGCGATGTCGAGTGAATTTCTGTACAGACATGGAAAAATCTGTCCTAATGAGTAACTTCGAAAGACGCGGATGGAATCAAGTAGGACCAGATGATGAATGGTTCTTATATTGGGCGTCAACACAAACTTGTAGAAACCTCTTCAGTGTTGAAAGTGGATACAGAATGAACGACAACCAAATAATAAACCACTTCCCAAATCATTACGAATTATCAAGAAAAGATttacttgtaaaaaatattaaacgatACAGAAAGGAATTGGAAAGGGAAGGCAACCCTTTAGCGGAAAAAATGGAAGTAGTTCTGAGTGCAGGTCATGTTGTTAACAGATACCTCCATCTTGATTTTATTCCTGTTACCTTTGTACTTCCAGCGGACTATAACATGTTTGTGGAAGAGTATCGGAAATCCCCGCAGAGCACTTGGATAATGAAACCGTGTGGCAAATCCCAAGGTACGGGtatttttctcataaataaaCTATCAAAGTTGAAAAAGTGGTCTCGTGAAGCGAAGGCACCTTTCCATCCGCAATTAAGTAAAGAAAGCTACGTAATATCACGATATATTGATAATCCACTACTCATTGGTGGCAAAAAGTTTGATCTACGTTTGTATGTGTTAGTAACTTCATTTCGTCCTCTCAAAGCTTACTTATTCCAATTGGGTTTCTGCAGATTTTGTACTGTTAAATATGACGCGAGTGTTACTGAGCTAGAcaatatgtatgtacatttaACGAATGTTAGCGTACAAAAGCATGGTGGTGATTACAACAATATCCACGGCGGAAAAATGAGTGTTCAAAATTTACGACTATACTTAGAAGGTACTAAAGGAAGAGCTGTTACTGAGAAATTATTTGCTGCTATACAATGGCTCATTGTGCACTCTTTGAAAGCCGTTTCTTCAGTAATGGCCAATGATAGACATTGCTTTGAATGTTACGGGTACGATATTATTATAGACAATAAGCTGAAGCCGTGGTTAGTGGAAGTCAACGCTTCGCCATCGCTCACTTCAACAACAGTTAACGACAGGATTATGAAATACAAGCTTATAGACAACATATTATCAGTAGTACTGCCTCCAGATGGAATACCAGATGTAAGGTGGGGTAAAGTACCGAGTCCTGAAGCTCTCGGAAATTTCGATTTGCTTATTGATGAAGAATTAGTTGAAAAAGAAGAATCGACCAATTCAAACCGGACAGCTAGAAGCCATAAAAGTAGAAGTTAA